Proteins encoded in a region of the Ciona intestinalis unplaced genomic scaffold, KH HT000059.2, whole genome shotgun sequence genome:
- the LOC100177897 gene encoding fibrillin-2-like — MSCGGGNQTRSRSVAISAFCGGNSCAGDPTDTRVCNSLPCPIHCAWGSWAQWNECNVTCGGGMQERKRQVAVEAMHGGIGCSGFTSESRSCNDICCPVACEWEGWASWGECSKSCGAGSQDRRRHVLVEESCGGATCAGNATQVQLCNDVCCPLDCEWTEWTGWERCSTTCGGGTQSRKREVATQAFCQGLPCTGATNETRECSLNCCPVDCVMSEWSVWGSCSATCGPHGYKTRTRNITRESQCGGQTCSNDLVQTSTCNRECLNGGNVTTTECSCKAGWAGACCETDVKECQANLHNCDVHADCINTFGGFHCICKEGYTGDGITCLNINECNASTTCHTRATCTDNQGSYTCACDDGYTGDGQSCNDTDECSEAQDDCDISATCQNTEGSYTCTCNAGYTGNGTSCQNLNECDSDMNDCDRNADCVDRPGSFTCICIDGYSGNGTVCTDIDECKASPLPCHSEATCTNTDGRYRCDCNDGFMGDGTNCTDINECIEPEGSAPLCPNHSSCINTHGSYHCDCDSGFKADMLGQCNDIDECASATNNSSVCNTNEMCVNEMGSYTCMCNKGYQRRTGTQCLDIDECALGKQCRNNSYCKNTIGSYACLCDTGYTKATNGQCQDINECLLPDHGCHSKATCYNLDGKYVCECNGGYMGNGTYCQNIDECLENTTDCHRDATCRDTEGFYNCICKQGYTGDGLYCTDLNECEDPNSCPAIGSECTNLPGSYSCACKQGYSGDGSQCSDIDECELGIGNCTGEHVTGCKNLIGSFTCTCTASLEFNGNKCAEKLPLRTSQISSRNPEAVNSEPSTSKNHSVMLGLFISAGMVAFLMVVFVIVRIYKRRKNKRHTLQTEGAANPMMNHYIVEDHL; from the exons ATGTCTTGTGGAGGTGGGAATCAAACTAGATCTCGTAGCGTTGCTATTTCTGCTTTCTGTGGAGGAAATTCTTGTGCTGGGGATCCAACAGATACTAGAGTGTGCAACTCGTTACCTTGCCCCATACATTGTGCATGGGGAAGCTGGGCACAATGGAATGAATGCAATGTCACATGTGGAGGGGGGATGCAGGAACGTAAACGACAAGTAGCAGTTGAAGCAATGCATGGAGGTATTGGTTGCAGTGGATTCACATCAGAAAGCAG ATCATGCAATGATATTTGCTGTCCTGTAGCATGTGAATGGGAAGGTTGGGCTTCGTGGGGGGAATGTTCAAAATCATGCGGTGCAG GTTCCCAAGATAGAAGAAGACATGTGCTGGTGGAAGAAAGTTGTGGCGGTGCGACATGTGCTGGAAATGCAACTCAAGTCCAACTTTGTAATGATGTTTGCTGTCCACTTGATTGTGAATGGACTGAATGGACAGGCTGGGAGAG GTGTTCCACAACTTGTGGTGGAGGTACACAGAGTCGTAAACGTGAAGTGGCAACTCAGGCATTTTGTCAAGGACTGCCATGTACAGGAGCCACCAATGAAACTAGAGAATGTAGTCTGAACTGTTGTCCAG TTGATTGTGTCATGAGTGAGTGGTCTGTATGGGGAAGTTGTTCAGCTACATGTGGACCTCATGGCTACAAAACTAGGACAAGAAACATAACAAGGGAATCCCAGTGTGGTGGGCAAACATGTAGCAATGACTTGGTTCAAACTTCTACTTGCAACAGAGAATGTTTAAACGGTGGAAATGTAACAACAACTGAATGCTCCTGTaaggcagggtgggcaggcgcATGTTGTGAAACAG ATGTTAAAGAATGCCAAGCCAATCTACATAACTGTGATGTACATGCTGACTGTATCAACACATTTGGGGGATTTCATTGCATTTGTAAAGAAGGTTACACTGGAGATGGAATAACATGTTTAA ATATCAATGAATGCAATGCAAGTACAACATGCCATACAAGAGCGACATGTACAGACAACCAAGGAAGTTACACATGTGCATGTGATGATGGATATACTGGTGATGGTCAATCATGCAatg ATACTGATGAATGTTCTGAAGCACAGGATGACTGTGATATATCAGCTACTTGCCAAAACACTGAAGGTTCATACACTTGTACTTGTAATGCAGGATATACAGGAAATGGCACTTCATGCCAAA atttaaacgAGTGTGATTCTGATATGAATGACTGTGACCGGAATGCTGATTGTGTTGACAGACCTGGAAGTTTTACTTGCATCTGCATTGATGGTTACTCTGGCAACGGAACTGTTTGTACCg ACATAGATGAATGCAAAGCAAGTCCCTTACCATGCCACAGTGAAGCTACTTGCACAAACACTGATGGAAGATATCGATGTGATTGCAATGATGGGTTTATGGGAGATGGAACAAATTGCACAG ATATAAACGAGTGCATTGAACCTGAGGGATCAGCCCCATTATGTCCTAACCACTCCAGCTGCATCAATACACATGGTTCATATCATTGTGACTGTGATTCTGGGTTTAAAGCAGACATGCTGGGACAATGTAATG aCATCGACGAGTGTGCATCTGCGACAAACAACAGCTCAGTTTGTAACACCAATGAGATGTGTGTGAATGAAATGGGTAGCTACACTTGCATGTGCAATAAAGGATACCAGAGAAGAACCGGGACACAGTGTCTTG atattgatgaatgtgcattggGAAAACAATGCCGGAACAATTCCTattgtaaaaacacaattgGAAGCTATGCATGCCTGTGTGATACTGGATACACTAAAGCAACAAATGGACAATGTCAGG aCATCAATGAATGCTTGCTACCAGATCATGGTTGCCATTCCAAAGCAACCTGCTATAACTTAGATGGGAAATATGTTTGCGAGTGTAATGGTGGTTACATGGGAAATGGTACATACTGCcaaa ATATAGATGAATGTTTAGAGAACACAACTGACTGCCATAGAGACGCAACTTGTAGAGATACTGAAGGTTTCTACAATTGTATTTGTAAGCAAGGCTACACTGGTGATGGCTTATACTGTACAG atttaaacGAATGCGAAGATCCTAACAGCTGCCCTGCCATCGGATCCGAATGCACCAACCTACCAGGAAGTTACTCTTGCGCTTGTAAACAAGGATACTCTGGGGACGGAAGCCAATGTTCAG ACATCGACGAATGCGAGCTTGGCATCGGTAACTGTACAGGGGAACATGTAACAGGATGCAAAAACCTCATAGGGAGTTTTACTTGTACTTGCACAGCCTCTCTCGAGTTCAACGGAAACAAATGCGCTG aaAAGTTGCCGCTAAGAACGTCACAAATATCCTCACGCAATCCAGAAGCCGTCAATTCTGAACCATCTACATCTAAAAACCACTCAGTCATGCTTGGTCTATTCATCTCAGCGGGGATGGTTGCGTTCTTGATGGTTGTGTTCGTCATTGTTAGG ATATACAAGAggcgaaaaaataaaagacaCACACTACAAACTGAAGGAGCCGCGAACCCAATGATGAATCACTACATTGTGGAAGATCATTTGTAG
- the LOC104266506 gene encoding organic cation transporter protein-like, with protein MILFDVLLKRLGGAGLSQVVLSFLLGYYNVTSGINGLATVFIAYEPDSRCNVPPLDNSTAYPNLTEPDILNYTTPYDVTKQAYDTCSRYGYDLNTCNGDLTCVNQTYPPVVCDKGYHYDKSLFTETVVSEFNLICDRKYLSSLSTSLYYAGMMIGSILFGNLADMIGRKPTIVLTFIGVLGSMFGITYSTSVEMYMAFRTATAAFGYGTTLGTFVYIMEVVGSEWRTFFGIGNQAFFTLGYMVMSGVAYNWRNWHDNMLVSTLLGVPFLLFAIIVPESPRWLFSKNKNKEGIKVTKLLARINKVTITDEDWEEARKAGEEIEKAKESTSERKYSTLDLFRYRGTFIITIKVMFNWFVNSFVYYGISLNAGALAGDIFVNNTLNGVMEMGSFVLCILLMDRIGRRILLSGMMFLAGIGLIISLVVNEYKGGNQSLETLSLVFAFAAKIGISGSFGVIYILTTELYPTVIRSNGVAAGSVMARVGGIIAPFLIALQDDITWLPNAIFGVLAILAAFASLTFPETNGNGMMETIDEAEIFYKTRKINSQAYESSEEVGMEKKDTGHDNTAFSSISDNETKTAKF; from the exons ATGATTCTGTTCGACGTTCTTTTAAAACGTTTAGGCGGCGCTGGTCTCTCGCAGGTTGTTCTGTCCTTTTTACTCGGATATTACAATGTTACCAGTGGAATTAACGGTCTAGCTACTGTCTTTATAGCATATGAACCAGACTCAAG ATGCAATGTACCACCATTAGATAACAGTACAGCTTATCCGAACCTGACAGAGCCAGACATTTTAAACTACACAACCCCATACGATGTTACTAAGCAAGCATATGATACCTGCAGCAG GTACGGGTACGACTTGAACACTTGCAACGGAGACTTGACGTGTGTCAATCAAACTTATCCACCAGTGGTTTGCGATAAAGGATATCATTACGATAAATCACTATTTACAGAAACCGTGGTCAGCGAG TTCAATCTAATATGTGACCGCAAGTATTTAAGTTCCCTGTCCACTTCACTCTACTACGCTGGAATGATGATCGGGTCTATTCTCTTTGGGAACTTAGCAGACAT GATCGGTCGCAAACCAACTATAGTGTTGACATTTATTGGAGTTTTGGGTTCAATGTTTGGTATAACGTATTCGACGTCAGTGGAAATGTACATGGCTTTCCGCACAGCCACAGCTGCATTTGGTTATGGAACAACTTTAGGAACATTTGTATACA TTATGGAAGTGGTTGGAAGTGAATGGCGGACGTTCTTTGGGATCGGGAACCAAGCTTTCTTTACCCTTGGGTACATGGTGATGTCGGGGGTGGCGTATAACTGGAGGAATTGGCATGACAACATG TTAGTAAGTACCTTACTGGGTGTTCCGTTTCTACTTTTCGCCATCATTGTCCCGGAATCGCCACGTTggttattttctaaaaataaaaataaggaaGGGATTAAG GTTACAAAGTTATTGGCAAGGATAAACAAAGTCACGATCACTGATGAAGACTGGGAAGAAGCCAGAAAAGCAGGAGAAGAAATAGAG AAAGCTAAAGAAAGCACATCAGAAAGAAAATACTCGACACTCGACTTATTTAGATACCGTGGGACGTTTATCATAACTATTAAAGTAATGTTTAACTG GTTTGTGAACAGTTTCGTATATTACGGAATTTCATTGAACGCCGGGGCACTGGCTGGGGATATTTTTGTGAACAACACATTAA ACGGGGTTATGGAAATGGGGTCTTTTGttctttgtattttgttaATGGACCGAATTGGACGGCGAATTCTTCTCTCAGGGATGATGTTTTTAGCTGGCATTGGACTCATTATAAGTCTTGTTGTTAATGAATACAAAGGAGGCAACCAAA GTCTAGAGACTTTAAGTTTGGTATTCGCGTTTGCAGCCAAGATAGGAATTTCTGGTTCTTTTGGCGTCATATATATTCTTACAACTGAGCTCTACCCTACGGTAATAAG aagtAACGGAGTGGCTGCGGGCTCGGTAATGGCGCGCGTTGGTGGGATTATTGCCCCATTTCTAATCGCTTTGCAGGATGACATCACATGGTTGCCCAACGCTATTTTCGGAGTACttg CTATATTGGCGGCATTCGCATCTTTAACTTTCCCGGAGACGAACGGTAACGGGATGATGGAAACCATTGACGAAgctgaaatattttacaaaacaaggaAAATAAACAGCCAAGCATACGA AAGTTCTGAAGAAGTTGGCATGGAGAAAAAGGACACCGGCCACGATAACACTGCTTTCTCTTCTATAAGTGATAACGAGacaaaaactgcaaaattttaa
- the LOC100180249 gene encoding fibrillin-1-like encodes MRIVNLLLCSLILLIFVSEGDAWRRRQGRRCDTTPCQWHWASCSAQCGGGRQSAVLTRSQGQCGSCNKPSSSRSCNTHCCAVSCRWGSWSGWARCSRNCGGGTQTRSRGYSRHASCGGSSCAGPSSQSRSCNTGCCPVHCSWGSWGRYGSCSRNCGGGTQTRSRSVAVRSSCGGSGCSGLSTQSQTCNTQCCPVHCSWGSWGRYGSCSRNCGGGTQTRSRSVAIQSSCGGSGCSGSSTQSQTCNTQCCPRHCQWTSWTEFNSCSVSCGGGNQSRSRTVAISAFCGGNSCAGDPTDTKVCNTHCCPVNCQWSSWTAFDSCSVSCGGGNQTRSRSFAISAFCGGNSCVGDPTDTRVCNTHCCPVNCQWSSWSPFNSCSMSCGGGNQTRSRSVAISAFCGGNSCAGDPTETRVCNTQCCPVNCQWSSWTEFDSCSVSCGGGNQTRSRSVAVSALCGGNSCAGDPRDTRVCNSLPCPIHCAWESWAQWNECNVTCGGGMQERKRQVAVEAMHGGIGCSGFTSESRLCNDICCPVACEWEGWASWGKCSKSCGAGSQDRRRHVLVEESCGGATCAGNATQVQLCNDVCCPLDCEWTEWTGWERCSTTCGGGTQSRKREVATQAFCQGLPCTGATNETRECSLNCCPVDCVMSEWSVWGSCSATCGPHGYKTRTRNITRESQCGGQTCSNDLIQTSTCNRECLNGGNVTATECFCKAGWAGACCETDVKECQANLHNCDVHADCINTFGGFHCICKEGYTGDGITCLNINECNASTTCHTRATCTDNQGSYTCACDDGYTGDGQSCNDTDECSEAQDDCDISATCQNTEGSYTCICNAGYTGNGTLCQNLNECDFDMNDCDQNADCVDRPGSFTCICIDGYSGNGTVCTDINECEASPSPCHSKATCTNTDGRYRCDCNDGFTGNGRHCSDINECIETEGSAPLCPNHSSCINTHGSYHCDCDSGFKADMLGQCNDIDECLQGAQNVSVCRFNEYCVNSVGSYSCLCETGYERNGETDCTDIDECALGNQCRNNSYCKNTIGSYACLCDTGYTKSSNGTCQDINECLLPNHGCHSKATCYNLDGEYVCECNGGYKGNGTYCQNIDECLENTTDCHRDATCRDTEGFYNCICEKGYTGDGFDCTDINECEDPSNSCPAVGSECTNLPGSYSCACKQGYSWDRSQCSDINECELGIHNCQGKYVTGCKNLIGSFTCTCTASLEFNGNKCAEELPPAPTGQFNAAIGTNSQTKAPSTSTMLVLFATVGAVVFFMAIFIAIRMYKIRKKKQYTLQTEGALNPMAINGEINDDNL; translated from the exons TGAGTTGTCGCTGGGGGTCGTGGTCTGGATGGGCGAGATGCTCTCGTAACTGTGGCGGTGGTACGCAAACAAGATCAAGAGGGTACAGTAGACACGCAAGCTGTGGAGGTTCTTCCTGTGCTGGCCCAAGTAGTCAATCCAGGTCATGCAACACTGGCTGTTGCCCTGTTCATTGCTCGTGGGGCAGTTGGGGTAGATACGGGTCTTGTTCACGAAATTGCGGCGGTGGAACTCAAACTAGGTCTCGTAGTGTTGCCGTCCGTTCCAGTTGTGGTGGGTCTGGTTGTTCTGGTTTAAGCACTCAATCTCAAACGTGCAACACTCAATGCTGTCCTGTCCATTGCTCGTGGGGCAGCTGGGGGAGATACGGGTCTTGCTCACGAAATTGCGGCGGTGGAACTCAAACTAGGTCTCGTAGTGTTGCCATTCAATCGAGTTGTGGCGGTTCTGGCTGTTCTGGTTCAAGCACTCAATCTCAAACGTGCAACACTCAATGCTGTCCAAGGCACTGCCAATGGACTTCTTGGACCGAATTTAATTCTTGCTCTGTGTCTTGTGGGGGTGGCAACCAATCCAGATCTCGTACTGTTGCCATTTCTGCTTTCTGTGGTGGTAACTCTTGTGCTGGAGACCCAACAGATACTAAAGTATGCAACACCCACTGTTGCCCTGTAAACTGTCAGTGGTCTTCTTGGACCGCATTTGATTCTTGCTCTGTGTCTTGTGGTGGTGGAAATCAAACTAGATCTCGTAGCTTCGCAATTTCTGCTTTCTGTGGAGGCAATTCTTGTGTTGGGGATCCAACAGATACTAGAGTATGCAACACCCACTGTTGTCCTGTGAACTGTCAGTGGTCGTCTTGGAGTCCCTTCAACTCTTGTTCTATGTCTTGTGGAGGTGGGAATCAAACTAGATCTCGTAGCGTTGCTATTTCCGCTTTCTGTGGAGGAAATTCTTGTGCTGGGGACCCAACAGAAACTAGAGTATGCAACACTCAATGCTGCCCTGTGAATTGTCAGTGGTCTTCTTGGACCGAATTTGATTCTTGTTCTGTTTCTTGTGGAGGTGGGAATCAAACTAGATCTCGTAGCGTTGCCGTTTCTGCTTTATGTGGCGGTAACTCTTGTGCTGGGGACCCAAGAGATACTAGAGTGTGCAACTCGTTACCTTGTCCCATACATTGTGCATGGGAAAGCTGGGCACAATGGAATGAATGCAATGTCACATGTGGAGGGGGAATGCAGGAACGTAAACGACAAGTAGCAGTTGAGGCAATGCATGGAGGTATTGGTTGCAGTGGATTCACATCAGAAAGCAG ATTATGCAATGATATTTGCTGTCCTGTAGCATGTGAATGGGAAGGTTGGGCTTCGTGGGGCAAATGTTCAAAATCATGCGGTGCAG GTTCCCAAGATAGAAGAAGACATGTGCTGGTGGAAGAAAGTTGTGGCGGTGCGACATGTGCTGGAAATGCAACTCAAGTCCAACTTTGTAATGATGTTTGCTGTCCACTTGATTGTGAATGGACTGAATGGACAGGCTGGGAGAG GTGTTCCACAACTTGTGGTGGAGGTACACAGAGTCGTAAACGTGAAGTGGCAACTCAGGCATTTTGTCAAGGACTGCCATGTACAGGAGCCACCAATGAAACTAGAGAATGTAGTCTGAACTGTTGTCCAG TTGATTGTGTCATGAGTGAGTGGTCTGTATGGGGAAGTTGTTCAGCTACATGTGGACCTCATGGCTACAAAACTAGGACAAGAAACATAACAAGGGAATCCCAGTGTGGTGGGCAAACATGTAGCAATGACTTGATTCAAACCTCAACTTGCAACAGGGAATGTTTAAACGGTGGAAATGTAACAGCAACTGAATGCTTCTGTaaggcagggtgggcaggcgcATGTTGTGAAACAG ATGTTAAAGAATGCCAAGCCAATCTACATAACTGTGATGTACATGCTGACTGTATCAACACATTTGGGGGATTTCATTGCATTTGTAAAGAAGGTTACACTGGAGATGGAATAACATGTTTAA ATATCAATGAATGCAATGCAAGTACAACATGCCATACAAGAGCGACATGTACAGACAACCAAGGAAGTTACACATGTGCATGTGATGATGGATATACTGGTGATGGTCAATCATGCAATG ATACTGATGAATGTTCTGAAGCACAGGATGACTGTGATATATCAGCTACTTGCCAAAACACTGAAGGTTCATACACTTGCATTTGTAATGCAGGGTATACAGGAAATGGCACCTTATGCCAAA ATTTAAACGAGTGTGATTTTGATATGAATGACTGTGACCAAAATGCTGATTGTGTTGACAGACCTGGAAGTTTTACTTGTATTTGCATTGATGGTTACTCTGGCAATGGAACTGTTTGTACCG atataaatgaatgtgaagCAAGTCCCTCACCATGCCACAGTAAAGCTACTTGCACAAACACTGATGGAAGATATCGATGTGATTGCAATGATGGGTTTACAGGAAATGGGAGACATTGTAGcg ATATAAACGAGTGCATTGAAACTGAAGGATCAGCCCCATTATGTCCTAACCACTCCAGCTGCATCAATACACATGGTTCATATCATTGTGACTGTGATTCTGGGTTTAAAGCAGACATGCTGGGACAATGTAATG ATATTGACGAATGTTTACAAGGAGCACAAAATGTCTCAGTTTGCCGCTTCAACGAGTATTGCGTTAACAGTGTTGGAAGTTACAGTTGTTTATGCGAAACAGGGTATGAAAGAAATGGTGAAACAGATTGTACAG atattgatgaatgtgcattggGAAACCAATGCCGAAACAATTCCTattgtaaaaacacaattgGAAGCTATGCATGCCTGTGTGATACTGGATACACTAAATCATCAAATGGAACATGTCAGG ACATCAATGAATGCTTGCTACCAAACCATGGTTGCCATTCCAAAGCAACCTGCTATAACTTAGATGGGGAATATGTTTGTGAGTGTAATGGTGGTTACAAGGGAAATGGTACATACTGCcaaa ATATAGATGAATGTTTAGAGAACACAACTGACTGCCATAGAGACGCAACTTGTAGAGATACTGAAGGTTTCTACAATTGTATTTGTGAAAAAGGCTACACTGGAGATGGCTTTGACTGTACAG ATATAAACGAATGCGAAGACCCCAGCAACAGCTGCCCTGCCGTAGGATCCGAATGCACCAACCTACCAGGAAGTTACTCTTGCGCTTGTAAACAAGGATACTCTTGGGACCGAAGCCAATGTTCAG ACATCAACGAATGTGAGCTTGGAATCCATAACTGTCAAGGAAAATATGTAACAGGATGCAAAAACCTCATAGGGAGTTTTACTTGTACTTGCACAGCCTCTCTCGAGTTCAACGGAAACAAATGCGCTG AAGAATTACCGCCAGCACCGACAGGCCAGTTTAATGCAGCCATTGGGACTAATTCACAAACCAAAGCACCAAGTACTTCAACAATGCTTGTTCTCTTCGCCACAGTCGGGGCGGTTGTGTTCTTCATGGCTATTTTTATCGCTATAAGG ATGTACAAGATACGGAAGAAGAAGCAGTATACGCTACAAACTGAAGGAGCTTTGAACCCAATGGCTATCAATGGTGAAATAAACGACGACAATTTGTAA
- the LOC113474957 gene encoding coadhesin-like produces the protein MISFNLLLCSLVLLVCVSEEGNAWLWNKRRRACDRTACVWHWGACSRNCGGGTQSPVVTRNKGACGTCDKPSGPRACNTQCCAVSCAWASWSSWGGCSGCGLSSQTRNRRYSRQASCGGSACSGSSSETRSCNAGCCSRSCRWGSWSVFSSCSRSCGGGIQTKTRSVARSAYCGGSRCSGPATQSQGCNTQCCPRHCEWWGWTGFNACSVSCGGGTQSRSRSVAVSALCGGNSCPGNPTDTRVCNTQCCPVHCSWGNWGRYGSCSRNCGGGTQTRSRSVAIQPSCGGSGCPGSTVQSQRCNAQCCPRHCEWWGWTEFNSCSVSCGGGNQTRSRSVAVSALCGGNSCAGDPTDTRVCNTECCPVNCQWSSWSPFNS, from the exons ATGATAAGTTTTAATCTACTTCTGTGTTCATTGGTTCTGCTGGTCTGTGTATCCGAAGAAGGAAACGCTTGGCT TTGGAACAAGAGACGGCGTGCTTGCGATAGAACCGCCTGTGTATGGCATTGGGGAGCGTGTTCCAGAAACTGCGGAGGTGGAACACAGTCCCCTGTTGTAACGAGAAACAAGGGTGCATGTGGCACCTGTGACAAGCCATCGGGACCGAGGGCATGTAATACACAATGCTGTGCAG TTAGTTGCGCATGGGCTTCCTGGAGTTCGTGGGGTGGCTGCTCTGGGTGCGGATTGAGTTCACAAACAAGAAACAGAAGATACAGCAGACAAGCAAGCTGTGGAGGTTCAGCGTGTTCAGGGTCAAGCAGTGAAACAAGATCTTGTAATGCTGGATGTTGCAGTCGCAGTTGTAGATGGGGTAGTTGGAGTGTCTTTAGTTCCTGCTCAAGAAGTTGTGGTGGTGgaattcaaacaaaaacaagaagTGTTGCGAGATCTGCATATTGTGGAGGATCACGCTGTTCCGGTCCCGCAACTCAGTCGCAAGGGTGCAACACTCAATGTTGTCCAAGGCACTGCGAATGGTGGGGTTGGACTGGATTTAACGCTTGTTCTGTTTCGTGTGGGGGTGGGACCCAATCCAGATCTCGTAGTGTTGCCGTTTCTGCTTTATGTGGCGGTAACTCTTGTCCTGGAAACCCAACAGATACTAGAGTGTGCAACACTCAATGCTGCCCTGTCCATTGCTCGTGGGGCAATTGGGGTAGATACGGGTCTTGTTCACGAAATTGCGGCGGGGGAACTCAAACTAGGTCGCGTAGTGTTGCCATTCAACCAAGTTGTGGCGGGTCTGGTTGTCCGGGATCAACTGTTCAGTCGCAAAGGTGCAACGCTCAATGCTGTCCAAGGCACTGCGAATGGTGGGGTTGGACTGAATTTAATTCTTGTTCTGTTTCTTGTGGAGGTGGGAATCAAACTAGATCTCGTAGCGTTGCCGTTTCTGCTTTATGTGGCGGTAACTCTTGTGCTGGAGACCCAACAGATACTAGAGTATGCAACACTGAATGTTGTCCTGTGAACTGTCAGTGGTCTTCTTGGAGTCCCTTCAACTCT